DNA sequence from the Devosia lacusdianchii genome:
CACCAGTCGAGCCCTCCGCTGCCCCCGGCTACGGCGTGCCGCTCTTTGTCGTGCTTTATGTCGTGCTGCTGATCGGAGTGCTGTTGGGCGGCACCGCTACCTGGTTCGCCCAGGGCACGCATCGCCGCCGCGAAAAGCATTGGCGGCGCGAAGCGCATCTGCTCAATACCGAGGTTGAGGGATTGCGGAAGAACCAGGGCCAGGCCAATGGGCCGCTGGCCGAAG
Encoded proteins:
- a CDS encoding lipopolysaccharide assembly protein LapA domain-containing protein; translation: MVNRIVGWVVLVPLCLGLIVFALANRHFVAVNFNPFTPVEPSAAPGYGVPLFVVLYVVLLIGVLLGGTATWFAQGTHRRREKHWRREAHLLNTEVEGLRKNQGQANGPLAEVDDLLELR